A part of Desulfotomaculum nigrificans DSM 574 genomic DNA contains:
- a CDS encoding type 1 glutamine amidotransferase → MLKVCHLYPDLLNLYGDRGNIIAFVQRCRWRGIPVEVLEVNIGEQVDFADVDFLFLGGGSDREQNLMAADLLKRKASLQQAIEEGLVVLAICGGYQMLGQYYLTHEGKQIPGLGILNLYTRAGQQRLIGNVIIEANINGQPVKMAGFENHSGQTFIGDLEPLGKVLSGFGNNGQDGYEGARYKNVFCSYLHGPLLPKNSKLTDLLISLALQRRGMDITLTPLNDDLENSAVEVIVKRYLK, encoded by the coding sequence ATGCTCAAGGTTTGTCATCTGTATCCTGATTTATTAAATTTATATGGTGATCGGGGTAATATCATTGCCTTTGTGCAGCGCTGTCGCTGGCGTGGTATTCCGGTGGAAGTTTTAGAAGTAAATATAGGTGAACAGGTGGATTTTGCTGACGTTGATTTCTTGTTCTTAGGTGGTGGATCAGATAGGGAACAAAATTTAATGGCGGCAGATTTGTTAAAACGTAAAGCATCATTGCAGCAAGCCATTGAAGAAGGGTTGGTGGTGCTGGCCATTTGTGGCGGTTACCAAATGCTGGGCCAATACTATTTGACCCACGAAGGTAAGCAAATTCCGGGTCTTGGCATATTGAATCTATATACCCGGGCAGGTCAGCAAAGATTAATCGGTAACGTGATTATCGAGGCCAATATCAACGGCCAACCGGTTAAAATGGCCGGTTTTGAGAACCATTCCGGGCAAACCTTTATTGGAGATTTGGAGCCACTGGGTAAAGTATTGTCCGGCTTTGGCAACAACGGTCAAGACGGCTATGAAGGGGCCAGGTATAAAAACGTATTTTGTTCTTATTTACATGGACCACTGTTACCTAAAAACAGTAAATTAACAGATTTATTAATCAGTCTGGCCTTGCAGCGAAGAGGTATGGACATTACGCTAACGCCCCTTAATGATGATTTAGAAAACAGTGCCGTAGAGGTGATAGTTAAAAGATATTTAAAATAA
- a CDS encoding Mur ligase family protein: MRIRLIMAIWAAKLAAFLSQKFGWKGSSLPGVVARKLYQGTLRDLASQARKGVIMVTGTNGKTTTNNMIANVIKAGGFRIVVNQEGANLITGVTAAFVRYANWLGRINCDYALLEVDEASFPKVVNEVKPRIVVVNNFFRDQLDRYGELDKTVQLVRDALKSSPNVHLVLNADDPLVAQMQSTTGHQATYFGLASNQRNDGGTKQTRESRFCPHCGQELHYDYYQYSQLGAYSCNGCGFRRPQPDIAADEVETAGTMSRCRVSYPGGAAILSLKTQGFYNLYNALAAFTVGHLLEITTETILVGLLNYTPAIGRMETFIYKNKPAILNLVKNPTGYNEGLATLLNIKGTKNVFMAVNDNDADGRDISWLWDVDFEYLAEHHHNIEGFVCSGLRGEEMALRLKYAGVPLEKISVIKDMEQAIKEALKGPGQTTYLFSTYTALWATQKILLGLADKEVPHAQGLSSVS, encoded by the coding sequence ATGAGAATTAGACTTATCATGGCTATTTGGGCAGCCAAATTGGCTGCTTTCCTTAGTCAAAAGTTTGGTTGGAAAGGGTCTTCTTTACCGGGAGTGGTGGCCAGAAAGCTTTATCAAGGTACTCTACGGGATTTAGCCAGCCAGGCCCGTAAAGGTGTCATCATGGTCACTGGCACCAATGGTAAAACCACCACTAATAACATGATTGCTAATGTGATTAAAGCAGGCGGCTTTCGGATAGTGGTTAACCAGGAAGGGGCTAACCTGATCACCGGGGTAACAGCAGCCTTCGTCCGCTATGCCAATTGGCTGGGACGAATAAATTGTGATTACGCCCTGCTGGAGGTGGACGAGGCCTCCTTTCCCAAGGTGGTTAATGAGGTTAAACCACGGATTGTGGTGGTTAATAATTTTTTTCGAGATCAATTGGATCGCTACGGTGAATTGGACAAAACCGTTCAGTTGGTTAGGGACGCCTTAAAGTCATCACCTAATGTACATCTAGTGCTCAATGCCGATGATCCCCTGGTGGCTCAAATGCAATCAACCACCGGGCATCAGGCCACCTACTTTGGCTTGGCCAGCAATCAAAGAAACGATGGCGGCACTAAACAAACCCGGGAGTCTCGTTTTTGTCCCCATTGTGGACAAGAACTGCATTACGATTACTACCAATACAGTCAATTGGGTGCTTATTCATGTAATGGCTGCGGCTTTCGCCGCCCTCAACCGGATATTGCGGCGGATGAGGTAGAAACTGCGGGTACCATGAGCCGGTGCCGGGTAAGTTATCCCGGAGGTGCGGCAATTTTATCCCTTAAGACCCAGGGTTTTTATAATTTGTATAATGCCTTAGCTGCTTTTACCGTAGGACACTTATTGGAAATAACAACTGAAACCATCCTGGTCGGACTGCTTAACTATACGCCGGCCATTGGTCGTATGGAAACTTTTATTTATAAAAATAAACCCGCCATTCTTAATTTGGTGAAAAACCCCACTGGCTATAATGAAGGCTTGGCTACTCTGTTAAATATTAAAGGGACTAAGAACGTATTTATGGCGGTGAACGATAACGATGCTGATGGCAGGGACATCTCGTGGTTGTGGGATGTGGATTTTGAGTACCTGGCTGAACACCACCACAATATCGAAGGATTTGTCTGTTCCGGTCTTAGGGGCGAAGAAATGGCCCTGCGGTTAAAATATGCCGGGGTACCACTGGAAAAAATCTCAGTTATCAAGGACATGGAACAAGCCATTAAAGAGGCACTGAAGGGGCCAGGCCAAACTACCTATCTCTTTTCTACCTACACTGCCCTGTGGGCGACGCAAAAAATTTTGCTGGGACTGGCGGACAAGGAGGTACCCCATGCTCAAGGTTTGTCATCTGTATCCTGA